A portion of the Kazachstania africana CBS 2517 chromosome 2, complete genome genome contains these proteins:
- the LYS21 gene encoding homocitrate synthase LYS21 (similar to Saccharomyces cerevisiae LYS20 (YDL182W) and LYS21 (YDL131W); ancestral locus Anc_7.295), whose amino-acid sequence MTENKSDTFQKVTETTSAPDPHQVNPYGPNPSDFLSNVNSFQLIDSTLREGEQFANAFFDTEKKIEIAKALDDFGVDYIELTSPVASEQSRKDCEAICKLGLKAKILTHIRCHMDDARVAVETGVDGVDVVIGTSKFLRQYSHGKDMNYIAKSAVEVIEFVKSKGIEIRFSSEDSFRSDLVDLLNIYKTVSQIGVNRVGIADTVGCANPRQVYELVRTLKSVVSCDIECHFHNDTGCAIANAYTALEGGAKLIDVSVLGIGERNGITPLGGLMARMIVAAPEYVKSKYKLHKIRDIENLVADAVEVNIPFNNPITGFCAFTHKAGIHAKAILANPSTYEILDPHDFGLKRYIHFANRLTGWNAIKSRVDQLNLNLTDDQVKEVTAKIKKLGDIRPLNIDDVDSIIKDFHTELTTPSLAPAKNDTINEPLDISSEPASKKAKISNH is encoded by the coding sequence ATGACTGAAAACAAAAGTGACACTTTCCAAAAAGTTACAGAAACCACATCAGCACCAGATCCTCATCAAGTTAATCCGTATGGGCCTAACCCTTCCGATTTTTTATCTAACGTCAACAGTTTCCAATTGATTGACTCGACTTTGAGAGAAGGTGAACAATTCGCTAATGCCTTCTTTGACACTGAGAAGAAGATCGAAATTGCCAAGGCATTGGACGATTTTGGTGTCGATTACATAGAATTGACATCTCCAGTCGCTTCTGAACAATCTCGTAAAGATTGTGAAGCCATTTGCAAATTAGGTTTAAAGGCAAAGATCTTGACACATATTCGTTGTCACATGGATGACGCTCGTGTTGCTGTTGAAACCGGTGTCGATGGTGTCGATGTTGTTATCGGTACTTCAAAGTTCCTTAGACAATACTCTCACGGTAAAGATATGAATTACATTGCTAAGAGTGCCGTTGAAGTTATTGAATTCGTTAAATCTAAGGGTATTGAAATCAGATTTTCATCAGAAGATTCTTTTAGAAGTGACTTAGTCGATTTATTGAACATTTATAAGACAGTTTCTCAAATTGGTGTCAACAGAGTTGGTATTGCTGACACTGTTGGTTGTGCGAACCCAAGACAAGTTTATGAACTAGTTAGAACATTAAAGAGTGTTGTTTCCTGTGATATAGAATGCCATTTCCACAACGATACGGGTTGTGCAATTGCTAATGCTTACACTGCATTGGAAGGTGGTGCTAAATTGATCGATGTCTCAGTATTGGGTATTGGTGAAAGAAATGGTATAACACCATTAGGTGGTTTAATGGCAAGAATGATTGTTGCCGCCCCAGAATATGTCAAATCCAAATATAAGTTACACAAGATAAGAGACATTGAAAATCTTGTTGCTGATGCAGTCGAAGTTAATATTCCATTTAACAATCCAATTACGGGTTTCTGTGCCTTTACCCATAAAGCAGGTATACATGCAAAGGCTATCTTAGCCAATCCATCTACTTATGAAATTCTTGACCCACACGATTTTGGTTTGAAGAGATATATTCATTTCGCTAACAGGTTGACTGGTTGGAATGCAATTAAGTCGAGAgttgatcaattgaatttgaatttgactGATGATCAAGTTAAAGAAGTTACAGCAAAGATCAAGAAGCTTGGTGATATTAGACCATTGAACATTGATGATGTTGATTCTATCATTAAGGACTTCCATACAGAATTGACGACGCCAAGTCTCGCACCAGCTAAAAATGATACTATTAACGAACCATTAGACATTTCCAGTGAACCAGCCTCTAAGAAGGCAAAGATTTCAAACCACTAG
- the STF1 gene encoding ATPase-binding protein (similar to Saccharomyces cerevisiae INH1 (YDL181W) and STF1 (YDL130W-A); ancestral locus Anc_7.294), translated as MSIICSLAPLRGARAVTPRLVTISIRNYNNNNRNGNGDVLPPPPPDSGLNLLRDREIAREDYFIRRHEREQLLKFKEQLKLHHEQLEKLEKKIDKLMQNGPEAK; from the coding sequence ATGTCAATAATATGTTCTTTGGCTCCATTACGTGGTGCCAGAGCTGTGACACCAAGATTAGttacaatttcaattagAAACtacaacaataataataggAACGGAAACGGTGATGTATTGCCACCTCCACCGCCAGACTCCGGATTGAACCTTCTTAGAGACAGAGAAATTGCTCGTGAAGACTATTTCATCAGACGACATGAAAGAGAACAGCTAttgaaatttaaagaacaattaaaaTTGCATCACgaacaattagaaaagCTCGAGAAGAAAATCGACAAATTGATGCAAAATGGTCCTGAAGCAAAATAA
- the KAFR0B01180 gene encoding uncharacterized protein (similar to Saccharomyces cerevisiae YDL129W; ancestral locus Anc_7.292), translated as MRTRSLGSRDKNDTKKLHLITPEEPKRRSDEDGERLLLSSSPMGGSNERENEIHQFLTPSVKTTKNLEVEITRLITKLKTSTEPTDYSKDEIIKILNKTLVSLSHWILQAQLWQLNKLSTDRNLIETNLAKKEIEFLKHKLVHSNSNLNRTIPKASGKIVKPNISSFMAKHGTEDYHGGHGTSNSFKLVENNKPHPRMRRRSDNPLTNEYVRVFQLQKDNK; from the coding sequence ATGCGAACTAGGTCTCTTGGGAGCAGAGACAAAAATGACACGAAGAAACTACATTTAATAACGCCGGAAGAGCCAAAACGAAGGAGCGATGAGGACGGAGAAAGGTTGCTACTATCAAGTTCACCAATGGGTGGTAGTAACGAAAGAGAAAACGAAATACATCAGTTTCTAACACCATCTGTGAAGACGACAAAGAACTTGGAGGTGGAGATAACACGGTTGATTACCAAGTTGAAGACTTCCACAGAGCCAACggattattcaaaagacgaaataataaagattttaaaCAAGACTTTAGTATCACTATCCCACTGGATCCTTCAAGCACAACTATGGCAATTAAACAAACTTTCCACTGATCGAAATCTAATCGAAACGAATTTGGCGAAGAAGGAAATAGAGTTTTTAAAACATAAATTGGTACATTCTAATTCCAATCTTAATCGTACTATACCGAAGGCCAGCGGCAAGATAGTGAAACCGaatatatcatcatttatgGCAAAACATGGGACAGAAGATTATCACGGCGGACATGGGACCagtaattctttcaaactAGTAGAAAATAACAAACCTCATCCAAGGatgagaagaagaagtgaTAATCCGCTGACAAATGAATACGTTAGGGTCTTTCAACTGCAAAAAGATAACAAATGA
- the KAFR0B01190 gene encoding HIT family protein (similar to Saccharomyces cerevisiae HNT1 (YDL125C); ancestral locus Anc_7.287), translating into MSSAAPVAHDAACIFCKIIKGEIPSFKLIETKYTFAFLDIQPTSRGHTLVIPKYHGAKLHDIPDEYLMDILPVTKKLTKALGLDQLDSSKGYNVLQNNGKLAHQEVDHVHFHLIPKTSKDDGLIVGWPAQETDFAKLGEYHKELMAKLEN; encoded by the exons ATGTCCTCTGCCGCCCCAGTTGCCCACGATGCAGCATGCATCTTTTGTAAGATCATTAAAG GTGAGATTCcttcattcaaattgattgaaaCCAAGTACACTTTCGCATTCTTGGACATTCAACCTACTTCTAGAGGTCATACTCTGGTTATTCCAAAGTACCATGGTGCCAAACTACATGATATTCCCgatgaatatttgatggATATCTTACCAGTTACCAAGAAATTAACTAAGGCCCTTGGTTTAGATCAATTAGACAGTTCCAAGGGGTACAATGTCTTACAGAACAATGGTAAGCTGGCTCATCAGGAAGTCGACCATGTTCATTTCCATTTGATTCCAAAGACCAGCAAGGACGATGGTTTGATTGTTGGATGGCCTGCTCAAGAGACTGATTTTGCTAAGCTAGGTGAATACCATAAGGAACTAATGGccaaattagaaaattag
- the KAFR0B01200 gene encoding aldo-keto reductase superfamily protein (similar to Saccharomyces cerevisiae YDL124W; ancestral locus Anc_7.285), which translates to MLGFKQEFTTLNNGNKMPSIAIIGTGTAWYKTEETPETFSQELVDQIKYALTLPGIVHIDAAEVYRTYPEVGKALRESHNVKPRDEIFITDKYSTQLKISENPMVGLTNGLKKLGLDYVDLYLLHSPFISKEKNGFTMEEAWKYMEDLYKAGKVKNIGVSNFSMADLQRILKSCEVKPQVNQIEFNAFLQNQTPGIVNFCRENDIQVVAYTPLGPLQRKSKNFEQENFHKFVKQLAEKYDKSEAQILLRWVSKRGIIPVTTSSKEKRIKDAQYLFTFDLTDSEVEKITQLGLKHEPQRMYWNDQYDKFNSQSQKI; encoded by the coding sequence ATGTTAGGGTTCAAACAAGAATTCACCACTTTGAATAATGGGAATAAAATGCCGTCAATTGCCATCATCGGCACTGGTACAGCATGGTACAAGACAGAAGAGACCCCTGAAACTTTCTCTCAGGAACTTGTCGATCAGATTAAATATGCACTCACTTTGCCTGGCATCGTACATATTGATGCAGCCGAAGTTTACAGAACATATCCTGAAGTGGGTAAGGCCCTTAGAGAGTCCCACAATGTGAAACCAAGGGatgaaatcttcattacTGATAAGTATTCGACccaattgaagatttctGAGAATCCAATGGTTGGTTTAACCAATGggttgaagaaattggGTTTGGATTACGTAGATCTATACTTATTACATAGTCCTTTTATCTCAAAGGAGAAAAATGGATTCACAATGGAAGAAGCATGGAAATACATGGAAGATTTATACAAAGCTGGTAAGgtgaaaaatattggtgtttctaatttttctatgGCTGATTTACAAAGAATTTTAAAGAGTTGTGAAGTTAAACCTCAAGttaatcaaattgaatttaatgCCTTCTTACAAAACCAAACTCCAGGCATTGTGAACTTTTGTAGGGAAAATGATATTCAAGTGGTGGCTTATACACCATTAGGTCcattacaaagaaaatcaaagaatttcGAACAAGAGAATTTCCATAAGTTTGTTAAACAATTGgctgaaaaatatgataagAGTGAAGCACAAATATTACTTCGTTGGGTAAGCAAACGCGGAATTATCCCAGTCACcacttcttcaaaagagaaaagaattaaagaTGCACAATATCTTTTCACTTTCGATCTAACTGACAGTGAGGTTGAGAAAATCACTCAATTAGGTTTAAAGCATGAACCACAAAGAATGTACTGGAATGATCAATATGATAAGTTTAATTCACAATcacaaaaaatttaa
- the SNA4 gene encoding Sna4p (similar to Saccharomyces cerevisiae SNA4 (YDL123W); ancestral locus Anc_7.282) has protein sequence MCICCLCSISDFCLYMLSIVFPPLGVIFRSGFCSSDLLLNCLLTLMGYLPGLIHAWYFITVTSPIRQGTEYIYVFQRGVEDGNRDLENSPLIDGSTDEQRLQNFQRRDSKIIHSVPPPPYSELPM, from the coding sequence ATGTGCATCTGTTGTCTTTGTTCCATATCAGATTTCTGCCTTTATATGCTCTCGATTGTCTTCCCCCCGCTAGGGGTTATATTTAGATCAGGCTTCTGTTCCTCCGACTTACTATTGAACTGTTTACTGACATTGATGGGCTACCTACCTGGGTTAATACATGCATGGTACTTTATTACAGTTACATCTCCAATAAGACAAGGTACAGAGTACATATACGTGTTTCAAAGGGGAGTGGAAGATGGAAATAGAGATTTAGAGAATTCTCCTCTCATTGATGGCAGTACCGATGAGCAAAGACTACAGAATTTTCAACGGAGGGACAGTAAAATAATACATAGTGTTCCTCCTCCTCCATATAGTGAATTGCCAATGTGA
- the AIR1 gene encoding TRAMP complex RNA-binding subunit (similar to Saccharomyces cerevisiae AIR1 (YIL079C) and AIR2 (YDL175C); ancestral locus Anc_7.281), translating into MSSSLSEVEAMDTLPFVTDVSLEKPKIVAPSIEEVDEDPDTLRSLRGQGRYFGADGDDNDNVIKEALPKCNNCSQRGHLKKNCPHVICTYCGLMDDHYSQHCPKAIKCANCNENGHYRSQCPHKWKRTYCALCNSKKHSRERCPSIWRVYLLKDDANEKISLPLESVFCYNCGSKGHFGDDCDLRRSSRVPNEDGSAFSGDNLASSLKSQYFENLDRLSHKRNHESSIYDSYNNNDNGFFSYDDYEYDESLYDDINRNNNNTTSKKRRRHDNNNNNNNNNNNNNNNNNNNNNSNNNNSSRKKKTVQPHQRGKTLKPSRDKHPLDFPRNPQAISQSMNGSRYGSAYNNRNNGQYQQQPSNYENYNSFKPFRSGVLRR; encoded by the coding sequence ATGTCGTCTTCTCTATCTGAAGTTGAAGCCATGGATACGTTACCGTTTGTTACAGATGTGTCACTTGAGAAACCCAAGATTGTGGCACCTTCTATTGAAGAGGTGGATGAAGACCCAGATACGCTGCGGTCTCTGAGGGGCCAAGGTCGTTACTTTGGTGCCGATGGcgatgataatgataacgTTATAAAAGAAGCATTACCCAAGTGTAATAACTGTTCACAGAGAGgtcatttgaagaaaaattgtcCTCATGTCATTTGTACTTATTGTGGGTTGATGGATGACCATTACTCGCAACATTGTCCCAAAGCCATTAAATGTGCAAATTGCAACGAAAATGGTCATTACAGATCTCAATGTCCACATAAATGGAAGAGAACGTATTGTGCCCTCTGTAATAGTAAGAAACATTCTAGAGAAAGATGTCCTAGTATATGGAGGGtttatcttttgaaagatgatGCTAATGAGAAGATATCGCTACCATTGGAGTCCGTATTTTGCTATAATTGTGGTTCAAAAGGTCATTTTGGTGACGATTGTGATTTAAGAAGATCTTCAAGAGTGCCAAATGAAGATGGAAGTGCATTCTCAGGTGATAATTTGGcatcttcattgaaaagtcaatattttgaaaatttggataGATTGTCACATAAAAGAAATCATGAATCATCGATTTATGATAgttataataataatgacaatGGATTCTTCAGTTACGACGATTACGAATACGATGAATCACTTTATGATGATATAAATAgaaacaataataatacgACGTCGAAAAAGCGTAGAAGacatgataataataataataataataataataataataataataataataataataataataataataatagtaataataataatagtagtaGGAAAAAGAAGACTGTGCAACCACATCAGAGGGGAAAGACATTAAAACCCTCAAGAGATAAACATCCTTTAGATTTCCCAAGAAATCCACAAGCTATATCTCAAAGTATGAATGGCTCAAGATACGGCTCCGCTTATAATAATAGAAATAATGGACAGTATCAACAACAACCATCTAACTACGAAAATTACAATTCTTTCAAGCCATTCAGAAGTGGCGTATTGAGAAGATAA
- the THS1 gene encoding threonine--tRNA ligase THS1 (similar to Saccharomyces cerevisiae THS1 (YIL078W); ancestral locus Anc_7.280), translated as MSAAAEVTEQVKKMSVDDKKPKVQKKSKQQMLYMDPEPQFIQERIEFFEKLQREYHEKISSLGRNPIKIVLKDGSIKVGTSWETTPLDIAREISKSLADRLCIAKVNGQLWDLERPFEGESNEELKLELLDFESDEGKRVFWHSSAHVLGEACECNLGAHICLGPPTDDGFFYEFATRDSLRDPSECEERTVSQADFPNLEGVAKDVIKQKQKFERLVMSKEDLLKMFHYSKYKTYLVQTKIPDGGATTVYRCGKLIDLCVGPHIPHTGRIKAFKLLKNSSCYFLGDAENDSLQRVYGVSFPDKKLMDAHLKFLEEAQKRDHRKLGREQELFMFNEMSPGSAFWLPHGTRIYNTLVDLLRGEYRKRGYEEVITPNMYNSKLWETSGHWANYKENMFSFEVEKETYGLKPMNCPGHCLMFKSRERSYRELPWRVADFGVIHRNEFSGALSGLTRVRRFQQDDAHIFCTQDQIESEIENIFDFLKFVYGVFGFEFKMELSTRPEKYVGELETWNAAEKKLESALNKWGGNWELNPGDGAFYGPKIDIMISDALRRWHQCATIQLDFQLPNRFELEFKAKDNKEEANENYERPVMIHRAILGSVERMTAILTEHFAGKWPFWLSPRQVLVVPVGVKYQDYAQEVRDQLHDAGFYADVDLSGNTLQKKVRNGQLLKYNFIFIVGEQEMTEKSVNIRNRDVMEQQGKNATISLATVIEQLNNLKEEKRNDNMLN; from the coding sequence ATGAGTGCTGCTGCTGAAGTTACTGAGCAGGTGAAGAAAATGTCTGTTGACGACAAGAAACCAAAGGTTCAGAAGAAATCCAAGCAACAAATGCTTTATATGGATCCAGAACCAcaatttattcaagaaagaatcgaatttttcgaaaaacTACAAAGGGAATACCATGAAAAGATCTCTTCTTTGGGACGTAACCCTATCAAGATTGTCTTAAAAGATGGTTCCATCAAAGTAGGTACTTCATGGGAAACTACTCCATTGGATATCGCTAGAGAAATCTCTAAATCTTTAGCTGATAGATTATGTATCGCCAAGGTCAATGGTCAATTGTGGGATTTAGAAAGACCTTTTGAAGGCgaatcaaatgaagaacTCAAATTGGAATTATTAGACTTCGAATCGGATGAAGGTAAGAGGGTCTTCTGGCATTCTTCTGCTCACGTCTTAGGTGAAGCTTGTGAATGTAACTTAGGTGCTCACATCTGTTTAGGTCCACCAACTGATGACGGTTTCTTCTATGAATTCGCCACCAGAGACAGTTTGAGAGATCCCTCTGAATGTGAAGAAAGAACCGTCTCTCAAGCTGATTTCCCAAATTTGGAAGGTGTTGCCAAGGATGTCATTAAACAAAAGCAAAAATTCGAAAGATTAGTCATGTCTAAAgaagatttattgaaaatgttcCATTACTCCAAGTATAAGACCTATTTGGTTCAAACTAAAATCCCAGATGGCGGTGCCACCACCGTTTACCGTTGTGgtaaattaattgatttatgTGTTGGTCCACATATTCCACATACTGGTCGTATCAAGGCTTTCAAACTATTAAAGAACTCTTCTTGTTACTTCCTAGGTGATGCTGAAAACGATTCTTTACAAAGAGTCTACGGTGTCTCTTTCCcagataaaaaattaatggatGCTCATTTGAAATTCCTTGAAGAAGCTCAAAAGAGAGACCATAGAAAATTAGGAAGAGAACAAGAACTATTCATGTTTAATGAAATGTCTCCAGGTTCTGCTTTCTGGTTACCTCACGGTACTAGAATTTACAACACTTTAGTAGACTTATTAAGAGGTGAATACCGTAAGAGAGGTTACGAAGAAGTCATTACTCCAAACATGTACAACTCTAAATTATGGGAAACTTCCGGTCACTGGGCAAACTACAAGGAAAATATGTTCTCCtttgaagttgaaaagGAAACTTATGGTTTAAAACCAATGAACTGTCCAGGTCATTGTTTAATGTTCAAGTCTAGAGAACGCTCTTACAGAGAATTACCATGGAGAGTCGCGGATTTCGGTGTCATTCACAGAAACGAATTCTCTGGTGCTTTATCTGGTTTAACTCGTGTTAGAAGATTTCAACAAGATGATGCACACATCTTCTGTACCCAAGATCAAATTGAAtctgaaattgaaaatattttcgatttcttgaaattcgTTTACGGTGTATTTGGTTTCGAATTCAAGATGGAATTATCAACTAGACCAGAAAAATATGTCGGTGAATTAGAAACTTGGAATGCTGCcgaaaagaaattagaatcCGCTTTGAACAAATGGGGTGGTAACTGGGAATTGAATCCAGGTGATGGTGCTTTCTATGGTCCAAAGATTGATATCATGATTTCTGACGCTTTAAGAAGATGGCATCAATGTGCTACCATCCAATTAGATTTCCAATTGCCAAATAGATTCGAGTTAGAATTTAAAGCAAAGGACAACAAGGAGGAAGCCaatgaaaattatgaaaGACCAGTCATGATCCATCGTGCTATCTTAGGTTCCGTTGAAAGAATGACCGCTATCTTAACTGAACATTTTGCTGGTAAATGGCCATTCTGGTTATCCCCACGTCAAGTCTTAGTTGTTCCGGTTGGTGTCAAATATCAAGATTACGCACAGGAAGTTCGTGATCAACTTCACGACGCTGGCTTCTACGCTGACGTCGATTTAAGTGGTAACACCCTACAAAAGAAGGTTAGAAACGGTCAACTACTGAAATataacttcattttcattgtcGGTGAACAAGAAATGACCGAAAAATCTGTTAATATCAGAAATAGAGATGTTATGGAACAACAAGGTAAAAATGCTACCATTTCTCTTGCCACCGTTATTGAACAATTAAACAATttaaaggaagaaaagagaaatgaCAACATGTTAAACTGA
- the RCI37 gene encoding Rci37p (similar to Saccharomyces cerevisiae YIL077C; ancestral locus Anc_7.279): protein MVVDTSDAKEVELPEPFNKPWFRKAYRAAVEFHEKDEVLNKEDRLVLSNAYRNIARSQAYGGWLGFSAVFCSPFAWQFYKTKSIKGVNVGRSFLLGMFALFGATHLSGMRAYKNQLKKLDPNGSLSHKNTYGDDDFFTDQAKPRAQRQYEMMALLKNGASTKWASYFYLTSEHPERKFPDPRLKIQQLKELRGDNFQVSPFMHQRDPLGLYKDRVSGKGKEEDKDQVQNYSGSNPGPSDSWNKVRQDNGTESSWDKVRNPPAWSGEQQSGNEGIEGFGDLPTLAGDDHDGLPIERPTQSEFEELLGNERRS from the coding sequence ATGGTAGTGGATACAAGTGATGCAAAGGAAGTGGAGTTACCAGAACCATTTAATAAGCCGTGGTTTCGAAAGGCTTACCGGGCAGCAGTTGAGTTTCACGAAAAGGATGAAGTATTGAATAAGGAAGACAGATTGGTTCTGTCAAACGCATACCGAAATATTGCACGATCGCAGGCGTATGGTGGATGGTTAGGGTTTTCTGCAGTGTTTTGTAGCCCATTTGCATGGCAGTTCTATAAGACTAAATCAATCAAGGGTGTCAATGTTGGAAGAAGCTTTTTACTGGGAATGTTTGCTCTCTTTGGAGCTACCCATCTTTCTGGCATGCGGGCCTataaaaatcaattgaagaaactgGACCCCAATGGATCTTTAAGTCATAAGAACACATACGGGGATGATGACTTTTTTACTGATCAGGCTAAGCCGCGTGCACAGAGACAGTATGAAATGATGGCTCTACTGAAAAATGGAGCTAGTACAAAATGGGCATCgtatttttatttgacTTCCGAGCATcctgaaagaaaatttccaGATCCTAGACTGAAAATTCAGcaattaaaagaattaagAGGTGACAATTTCCAAGTGTCCCCATTTATGCATCAAAGAGATCCATTGGGTCTCTATAAAGACCGTGTTTCAGGAAAAGGAAAGGAAGAGGATAAGGATCAAGTGCAAAACTATTCAGGCAGCAATCCTGGACCTTCGGATTCTTGGAACAAAGTTAGACAAGATAATGGGACTGAATCATCGTGGGATAAAGTTAGAAACCCTCCTGCTTGGTCTGGGGAACAACAATCAGGAAATGAGGGAATTGAAGGCTTCGGTGATTTGCCCACCCTTGCTGGTGACGATCACGATGGACTTCCCATTGAAAGGCCAACACAATCTGAATTTGAGGAACTTCTtggaaatgaaagaagatcTTAA
- the SEC28 gene encoding coatomer subunit epsilon (similar to Saccharomyces cerevisiae SEC28 (YIL076W); ancestral locus Anc_7.278): protein MDYFAIKQNYYSGNYVDALKEIESSHGSDSDETLIFYRSKVQLALQKYTPGTNSTRLAKLFDLYYSFLQSKDISELKAEVNEESTKPYELNILATALAILGKLDDALKYCVKGIDSEEQLGKTELLLCAVEVALLNGKFSIASTIFENYTSLDDFAVSSENELIINLAESYIKFATNKDTTGSNFYYYEELAQTFPTWKTQLGLMNLHLQQGNIVEAQGIVDLLESDYYSVNQKEAADLYKPHFLANKITLSIMQGASNTEDLKNQLADLDPEHSLIKSDKQVNAKFDEIVARYSS, encoded by the coding sequence ATGGATTACTTTGCTATAAAACAAAACTATTACTCTGGGAACTATGTTGATGCCTTGAAGGAGATCGAGAGTTCTCACGGCTCAGATAGCGATGAAACACTAATTTTTTACAGATCCAAAGTTCAATTAGCCCTACAAAAATATACACCTGGAACCAATTCTACTAGATTAGCGAAATTATTCGATTTATATTACTCTTTCCTACAGTCGAAGGATATCAGTGAATTGAAGGCTGAAGTAAACGAAGAAAGCACGAAACCTTATGAATTGAATATCCTTGCTACTGCATTAGCCATCTTAGGCAAGCTCGATGATGCTTTGAAGTACTGTGTTAAGGGTATTGACAGCGAAGAACAATTAGGAAAGACAGAATTACTATTATGTGCCGTTGAAGTGGCCTTATTGAATGGTAAATTTTCGATTGCTAGCAccatctttgaaaattatactTCCCTGGACGATTTTGCAGTTTCTAGCGAAAATGAACTAATAATTAATTTGGCTGAATCTTACATAAAGTTTGCCACCAACAAAGATACTACGGGTTCGAATTTCTACTATTATGAGGAATTAGCTCAAACTTTCCCAACGTGGAAAACTCAACTCGGACTGATGAATTTACATTTACAGCAAGGCAATATCGTTGAGGCTCAAGGAATTGTTGACTTATTAGAATCAGACTATTATAGTGTCAATCAAAAGGAGGCAGCTGATTTGTATAAACCGCATTTTTTGgcaaataaaattactTTATCAATCATGCAAGGCGCATCCAATACTGAGGATTTGAAGAACCAGCTGGCTGATTTAGATCCAGAACATTCGTTAATCAAAAGTGATAAACAAGTAAACGCTAAATTCGATGAAATAGTCGCCAGATATAGCTCATAA